DNA from Agarilytica rhodophyticola:
CCAGAGAAATTTGCGCAAATAGCGTAAAAGCAACTAGAGGATTTTCTCGCGAACTCAGCTTTGCGAGGTTCCATGCTCTCGCTTTACCCTTTTTTTGATCAACCACAGGACGATAATTACCATCATTCTGTTTGTGATATTTGACCGGCATACCGTCAGTGCGAGAAACAACGTCTGGAATTTTTTTCTTTTGTTGAAAGCGAATATTAGGGTGGGTAATTTCTGGATCGGGAAAACCAGGGATATGTACTTTCGCTTGCTCGCGATTTTCCGGTGTGTTATCGACAACGCCAAAGTTTAACGCATTGCCCAAACAAGCCGATACACAGGCGGGCTTTAAACCGACCTCCAAACGATCCACACACATATTACACTTCGATACTTGGCCTTTAATTGGATCTAGTTGCGGCGCATTGTACGGACACACCCATGTACAATAGCCACAGCCAAAACAGGTTTCGGGGTCTTGTAATACAGCACCATATTCAGCGTGCTTGGTATAGGCTCTGGTAGGGCAGCCTTTTAAACACACAGGATCATCACAGTGATTACAGGCCATGGATATATTCATGCGTGTAAAATCAGGAAATGTACCACCTTCAACATATCCTACCGAGCGAAAACTAATATGTGGAGGGTTATCATTCTTTTCACTACATGCCGCTTCACAGGCATGACAACCAATACAGTTGTCTGCAGTAAAGTGAAAGGCGTGTTGTTTATTACGATTTGGATTGCTCCCCACACCCGGCTTATCATTAATCCGCATTTCACGCTCTCTAGGACTCTCTCCCCCAGAGCGGGCGATAAGATCAATTGGCGCTTCGTAATAATTAACTTGTTTGGTTTCTTTATCACTTAAGAACGCGTATTGAGGTTCATCGTCACGAACTTTCCACATAAGTTTCTACCTGTTTAGTCTTCCCTTACGGCTAATTAAAATTCTCTGCGTGCAACATTGATCCTGGCAGCTTCTTGTTGATCAATATGCTCAATGCGAATAGCACATTGTTTAAAAGCGGGCTGACGTGAATGAGGATCTAACAAACCAAGAGATAAACGGTTGACACAGTCATGATAGTGCATGGGAATAAATACTGAGTTTCTCGCCACGCGTTGGGTAAGCTGCGCGATAACTACTGCATCGCCTCTTCTTGACACCAAGCGAATATATTGCATATTACTGATGCCGAGTTCTTTAGCGGCATCAGGGTTAATTTCCATATAAGCGGTGGGGCTAAATTTATTTAAGTTACCTAACTTGCCTGTTTTAGTACGTGTGTGGAAGTGTTCTACCACACGACCGCTGTTTAGCCAAAAAGGAAAATGCTCATCGGGTACTTCATTATTTTCAATGTAATCCATTGCCATAAGATTGGCTTTGCTATTCGCCGTGGGAAATACACCGTCGCCATATAAACGGGGATTTCCCTGCTCTTCCCCTTCACGCATTGGCCATTGAATGCCATTTTGCTTTTGGATTAAATCGTGACTCATACCAGAGATATCGAGATTGCGCTTTTCGCCTTTGGATAGCACTTTCATCTCATCAAAAATTTCTTCTGTCGTCTCAGGAAAATGAATCCCTTCAGCGTTCTTGTAACGTTTGGCAATTTGGTTAAAAATCCAGTGATCAGGCTTTGCCTCACCAGGAGGCTCAACAAACTTACGCACGATGTTAACTCGACGCTCAGTATTCGTTTGCACTCCCTCTTTTTCTCCCCACACTGCAGCAGGCAAAAAGGCATTGGCATAGTGTGCGGTTTCACAGTCAGCATAGCCGTCTTGCACCACAGTAAACTCTAATTTTTCCATCGCTTTTTTAATTCGTCCTTGATTAGCCATGGAAGTTAGAGGATTGGTCGCCACTACCCATAGAGCTTTAATTTGCCCAGACTCTATGGCAGGAAATATATCGGTCTGTTGCAATCCGCGCTTTTTCGGGAAAAATTCAGGGTCGACTCCCCAGAATTTAGCGATTTCATCTCTATGCTCAGGCTTTTCAAGTAAACGATAGCCTGGCAATCCTGAACAGGAAGACCATTCTCTAGATCCCATGGCATTGCACTGCCCGGTTATAGATAGACTGGTACCACCTGGAACACCGATATTACCCGTAATAAGGTTCAGGTTATTGATACCACATACACCATCACTGCCATGAGTACTTTGGTTGATTCCCATTGTCCAGATAGACATAGCAGAAGGTGCGTTGGCGTAGATACGAGCCACATGACGAATCA
Protein-coding regions in this window:
- a CDS encoding molybdopterin oxidoreductase family protein → MLFGRKNRKPIKIVDKQVQEWKYAVCGYCSTGCTIEVGLNSEGKPVTSRGKGSADVNRGKLCIKGLFEHELSDSSGRGTVPLLRDKVYEPYQQASWDEALDKVACEFQRIAQTYGPDSIAVVSTGQLLTEEFYTLGKLVRGVIGTNNYDGNTTLCMASAVSGYKRSFGSDGPPGCYADFEETHCLMAFGSNLPEQHPIIYWRLKEALEKRKFPLIVVDPRVTMLAQFADIHLPITPGTDLVLLNSLAHVILHEGLQKQDYIDAHCNDFASFKAVVDKYDPVTAAKICGIDEDMIRHVARIYANAPSAMSIWTMGINQSTHGSDGVCGINNLNLITGNIGVPGGTSLSITGQCNAMGSREWSSCSGLPGYRLLEKPEHRDEIAKFWGVDPEFFPKKRGLQQTDIFPAIESGQIKALWVVATNPLTSMANQGRIKKAMEKLEFTVVQDGYADCETAHYANAFLPAAVWGEKEGVQTNTERRVNIVRKFVEPPGEAKPDHWIFNQIAKRYKNAEGIHFPETTEEIFDEMKVLSKGEKRNLDISGMSHDLIQKQNGIQWPMREGEEQGNPRLYGDGVFPTANSKANLMAMDYIENNEVPDEHFPFWLNSGRVVEHFHTRTKTGKLGNLNKFSPTAYMEINPDAAKELGISNMQYIRLVSRRGDAVVIAQLTQRVARNSVFIPMHYHDCVNRLSLGLLDPHSRQPAFKQCAIRIEHIDQQEAARINVARREF